The genomic interval CGGTAACAGTTACTACGGCAACGGGGCCGTCCTCTTTGCGAAAAGCTTTAGAGCTAGGTTCTCCGGGGGCTATAACCAAGGCTCGATCCACCAGTTGCTCAGCCTCAGACAATTCCATAGAGCTGGCTCGAATGATTACTTGGTCGCCGCTACAGCTATGTTTGATTGCGTTTGACAGCAAATTGATCATGATTTGCGGAAAGCGCAAATCATTTGACTCCActtccatttcgtcgtcgttgatttCCAGGTCAAGCTTGACTTCTGATGTGATCGCAAAAGGCTTGCAGAAGGTGATGGCGTCTTCTAGCGATGATACCAATCGAAACGGTGTCAACTGGAACTCGTCTAGCATAGAAGCATCACATTTACGCACATCCAACATGTTGTTTATGAGAGTCAATAAAAGACGAGCTGACGCTATGACCATCGACATACTTTCCGTCACATCCGGAGGTAAGCCTGGTTCATCCAGAACGAGACTCGCCATACCCATAATACCCTGTAGTGGCGTGCGGAGCTCGTGACTAAGATTCTGCATACTTTCATTCATGGTTTGCGCTATCAGCGCCTCCCTTTCCGCCGCTTTCTCGGCGCGTTCCCGAGCTCTTTGGGATGTCATATCCTTTAAAGCGACGAGGAACCGGTTTTCgttgtttttcttcgcatCCGCCGGAAACGGCGTCATTTCGACTGACATGTGTCTTTTGCGAAGAACAATTTCTTCAGTAATAGCATGGACGGGTGGAAAGCTTTGCACGACTTTGTCATCTGGATATTGCAATGCCTTGAACAGATTTGAGTCTTGTAGCTTGACTGGGGAGACAGCCACCAGCTCTTGAAGCGAGCTGTTGGACCACAAAACCTTTTGCGATACATCAACAATAGCTATGGCTGTCTCAGAGGCTTGCAAAGCGTGCTCAAGTACTCGCAAGTGAGCTGCTTGTTTCGTAAGTTCTCTTGCGCGTTCATCGACAAGCCGTTCTAAAGCTTCTTTCGAGTCCATTTCGAGTTGGAAGGAACCAGCAGCTGCCAAACCAACCAAAGCAAAAAATCCTGCCCGTAAGATGCTATATCCCCCTTGAGAGCCGTATCCGGGAGAACGATACATGGTGACAATTTCGCTGGAAGCGTGATATGCAAAGGAACCGGCCAAGACAAGCGAGGCTACATGTGCACTGACAAAACCGTGAGACTTTTTGCGTAGGTATGTGGCGTAGTAGTGAAACCATATGTGCATAGATGTGGCACCTCCTAGCACAGGCAAGGTATCCAGTACTGCCTGTGAGGATTCCTTCGCAGCAACATAAACGGCTGTTAGCAAGGCTACCATTGCCAACGCGAACTGAAACGGAAACGTTAAAGGCCGGTTTGCACTCAAAATGAGCAACGACCAAAGAAATTGTGGAAGCACCACAAGCTCGTCCGCGTGTGGCCATTGGTGGATGTTCATGTAATAAATGGAAGAGGACATTCCCATTAACGCCATTACTGAAAGATTGGGCTTTTTGAGAAAATAGGACAACCAAGAAAAGGCAGCTGTCCACGCGAACGCAGCCACAACACTTGAAGCGGCGCTGCGTCGACCCAAGTCCTTCTCTTGGAGCCAAAGGTAAAAGTACACGGGAAGAAAAGCTGTGTAGCAAATACCGTTGATTAGATCTCCGTAGTACATTTTCACAATGAACCTCCGCACAGTAAGAAAATCAGATTCCAACCAGGAGTGGAAAAGGGATTATTGGGCGAGCACAAGGCCAGAGCCTCGTTGCTTTAGATGAGAAAGTCAATGAAATCTCGTGCAACGGGTATGCAGCGAACAGTTTTGACTGGTTAGCGAATATTAGAAATACCATAGCATCGACccggggggggggggggggggggggtgcggcttgacagtgagagttTTGCTCCCCGGTCCTGCTCAATTTTGCTGTTTCACAGCTGGTGGCATGTTGGATTTCTTACACTTATTAGGATTGTACATCAGAAAGCGATTTTCGCCATACGCTCCCATATATTAAATAAAGTAAACCCTGAATAAAGAGTATTATATGGAATATAAATAGCTACCAAATTTAGGAAGCGAAAAGGCATAAGGAACTCTACTGTTCTCCATAATTTTTATTTAACAATCGGAGACAAGTATTGGTTTACTAAAATCTCCATCGATTTTCACGAATGACACTGCATATATGAGATAAATCCTTACAAGACGATTTGGCATTTTAGTGAAAAATTCCTAACATAACCCTTGATGAAAGTTCTAAATGTCAACGAAAAGGCTGGAAACACTTAACTGTTAAATGAGACTGCCTCTGACAGCAGTCCATGGCGTAAGACAATCGGAGTTGCGCCTGATTCTGCAGGAAACGATTGGAAAGAACCTGCCTCACGGTCGGAGCCTACTACAATGTCGTCACTGGGAACTTCGTCTGAGGGGTGTGGCCTGGAGATCCTCTAACTCTGTCAAGGAGAGACGCATAAACTGCGATAGGAAAAGATCGACGACCAGGCTTTGAGGTGTTGATTAATAACTTTAGCGTTTTTTGAAGAGGCGCTTCAGGTGTTCAGCAAGTGACACGGGCACGTCCACAATGTTGTCTGCAATGAGTGCGGCCTACAAAATTGTCATAAGCGAGGCAAAGGATCTTTGCCAAGGCTACATTCACAATCGCAATTTCGCTAGGTGTCGCAGGTATTGCGATAAGAGATTTGACCTTGCTACCAGGAGGTGGCTACTATGCGGGGTGCTATCAAACAATGCttttgtcacagtcaatcaacATTTTAAGCATTGCAGCCACTGGTGCATGCTTCGTTTGGTACAAATGGAGTCCCGTTAGTAGAGTATGCACCAGCTCGATTTGTATCAAACCTCGATTGACGACGGTCAACAACCACGCTATGATTGCGAGTGATCCTTGTTGCTGGTGGCAATGGCCTACAGTTTCAGCTTATATCTGTAACATCCTAGAGCTAGCGTCCACAAAAACATGTTGAGACTATAAATATTCCATCGATCCATTATACGTcaaacttttccaaatcctgtTTCCACGAAAACGTGTGATACGAGTTGACATCGGCCGATTGTGTGTAGGCCGTGTCGTAAGCTGCTTCATCTTCATTATCCAAGCAACTCGAGAGGAGCGACCGTGTTCGCAATTTACGAGCGCTGAGGGCCCCAAACAACAAAGCCAGAACACCAACGGTGGCGACAACAATCGATTGATCGGTGGCGGCCGCTGTTGCACTCAAATCCGTTACAACCGAACCCGTTTGCGGCATGACACGAGCAACGTCTGGATCCGAGTGTCTACTGTTGGCTGAATTGTTGGTTTGAGTCATGGTCATTCGTGGCGGCTCCACATAGATCTGTTGGGCTTGTATGGAAGGCAAGTGTACCGCGTTGCCGTTGGCATCGTACACCGTTTGCGGTACGTAGAATTTTCCGTCTTGCGAAACAGCCTGCGCTGGATCATAGTAATAGACGACGGTccgtgattgttgttgtcgtagTGACGAAGTCACCTGCGGATCTTGTTGTGTCATTGGCGCTCCCTGTTGCTCGTC from Phaeodactylum tricornutum CCAP 1055/1 chromosome 11, complete sequence carries:
- the DHK2 gene encoding diatom histidine kinase 2 (two component sensor, Histidine Kinase, Response Regulator), translated to MYYGDLINGICYTAFLPVYFYLWLQEKDLGRRSAASSVVAAFAWTAAFSWLSYFLKKPNLSVMALMGMSSSIYYMNIHQWPHADELVVLPQFLWSLLILSANRPLTFPFQFALAMVALLTAVYVAAKESSQAVLDTLPVLGGATSMHIWFHYYATYLRKKSHGFVSAHVASLVLAGSFAYHASSEIVTMYRSPGYGSQGGYSILRAGFFALVGLAAAGSFQLEMDSKEALERLVDERARELTKQAAHLRVLEHALQASETAIAIVDVSQKVLWSNSSLQELVAVSPVKLQDSNLFKALQYPDDKVVQSFPPVHAITEEIVLRKRHMSVEMTPFPADAKKNNENRFLVALKDMTSQRARERAEKAAEREALIAQTMNESMQNLSHELRTPLQGIMGMASLVLDEPGLPPDVTESMSMVIASARLLLTLINNMLDVRKCDASMLDEFQLTPFRLVSSLEDAITFCKPFAITSEVKLDLEINDDEMEVESNDLRFPQIMINLLSNAIKHSCSGDQVIIRASSMELSEAEQLVDRALVIAPGEPSSKAFRKEDGPVAVVTVTDQGPGIPFDQRMRVFGRFSQLTENVQNAIIGSKVGQPSGTGLGLNLCMKFVHRMNGRIWVTNNPEKGCSFSFYVHRVLQYDRMREVSLPRTWSQSIHQVLRPVPRIPLTKEFRIVLVDDTLINLKVLSRMLSRLGVQKMATANNGKEALDLLTTEDDFNLVLTDIQMPEMTGIELSLAIRKLPLKRQPLIVGLTADTSDAGDARCTQSGMATILRKPITTNQLHHFLQEVEVE